One window of Legionella pneumophila subsp. pneumophila str. Philadelphia 1 genomic DNA carries:
- the ceg15 gene encoding Dot/Icm T4SS effector Ceg15 yields MADHSPFIKFMFLNIKLSILQYNIILKAIIKLKVAILMTNCKTSNTLLLKPILGYSCFNFSISVFILILFYIPLTSGTCWAKKSVNHNEVVMRGKKEFLKHEYSPGHWSIDYTRAGTSIAVITVRNKYHYSVILNPTDCRGYRIIIRYLNEGDSTLSSAFNRPYTVSEQRGLNDVASLMTQVYEKLGLIVQFSQLGNNSQSFDKGTGVTLIGSEEEPSMLHLHMWGRGDPDMEYIAGVPLRGPEPGLMFDLIAKNKTHPINQHAIKWNEEELKACLAMFKLKLAEYVNSPEFTEEFGDTLKVTIHDKKDLGEAKESSFGFFHKMKSASDGITTLEKTLALEDDKINPFA; encoded by the coding sequence CTGGCCGATCATTCCCCCTTTATAAAATTTATGTTTCTTAATATTAAGTTAAGTATTTTACAATACAATATCATCTTGAAAGCTATTATCAAATTAAAAGTTGCCATATTAATGACAAACTGTAAAACCAGTAACACTTTGCTATTAAAACCCATTCTGGGATATAGTTGTTTTAATTTTTCTATAAGTGTCTTTATTTTAATTTTGTTTTATATCCCGCTGACATCAGGCACATGTTGGGCAAAAAAAAGTGTAAATCACAATGAGGTTGTAATGAGAGGAAAAAAAGAATTTTTAAAACATGAATACTCCCCTGGCCATTGGTCAATTGATTATACTCGGGCAGGCACCTCAATCGCAGTTATCACTGTCCGAAATAAATATCATTACTCTGTGATTCTTAACCCTACTGATTGTAGAGGTTATCGTATCATTATTCGATATCTGAATGAGGGTGATTCAACCCTTTCATCTGCTTTTAACCGCCCTTATACTGTATCTGAACAACGCGGATTGAATGACGTTGCAAGTTTGATGACCCAAGTCTATGAAAAATTAGGGCTTATTGTGCAGTTTTCTCAACTTGGCAATAACTCCCAGTCTTTCGACAAAGGGACAGGAGTAACTCTCATTGGAAGTGAAGAAGAACCCAGTATGCTTCATTTGCATATGTGGGGCAGGGGTGATCCTGACATGGAATATATCGCCGGTGTTCCTCTTAGAGGGCCCGAACCTGGTTTGATGTTTGATTTAATTGCAAAGAATAAAACTCACCCTATTAACCAACATGCCATAAAATGGAATGAAGAGGAACTCAAAGCCTGTCTTGCCATGTTCAAACTTAAACTGGCTGAATACGTTAATTCACCAGAGTTTACTGAAGAATTTGGTGATACCCTAAAAGTGACTATTCACGACAAAAAAGATCTTGGTGAAGCGAAGGAAAGTAGTTTTGGGTTTTTCCATAAAATGAAATCTGCATCAGATGGTATAACAACTTTGGAAAAAACCTTAGCCCTGGAAGATGATAAAATAAATCCCTTCGCATAA
- the icmT gene encoding type IVB secretion system protein IcmT has product MAGGFSATSHWRDSARSARFFVVDARAAFPIFLFLMHIRVWTGVLVLVSAIFFGIIEHYGFTVPVFLRWLRSFLAGSVRSARPWWR; this is encoded by the coding sequence ATGGCAGGTGGATTTTCAGCAACGAGCCACTGGCGTGACTCAGCGAGAAGCGCGCGGTTTTTTGTAGTTGATGCGAGGGCCGCATTCCCAATATTTTTATTTCTAATGCATATAAGAGTATGGACAGGTGTTTTGGTCTTAGTTTCTGCAATTTTTTTTGGGATAATTGAACATTATGGTTTCACTGTCCCGGTTTTTTTACGCTGGCTCAGAAGTTTTTTAGCTGGTTCAGTTAGATCTGCTAGACCTTGGTGGAGATAA